From Etheostoma cragini isolate CJK2018 chromosome 10, CSU_Ecrag_1.0, whole genome shotgun sequence, the proteins below share one genomic window:
- the chic1 gene encoding cysteine-rich hydrophobic domain-containing protein 1 gives MSVLLPNMADFDTIYELEDEEDEHVVSEEHLPRYCPEPVVMRGAGHITVFGLSNRFDTEFPSVLTGKVAPEEFKTSISRVNACLKKNLPVNVKWLLCGCLCCCCTVGCSLWPVICLNKRTRRSIHKLLEWENNRLYHKLGLHWKLSKRKCESSNMMEYVILIEFLPKYPIFRPD, from the exons ATGAGCGTCTTACTACCCAACATGGCGGACTTTGATACCATTTATGAGTTGGAAGACGAAGAAGATGAGCACGTAGTGAGTGAGGAACACTTGCCCAGATACTGTCCGGAGCCCGTGGTGATGCGAGGGGCCGGGCACATCACAGT gttTGGACTGAGCAACAGATTTGACACAGAATTTCCCTCTGTTCTCACGGGAAAG gtaGCGCCAGAGGAATTCAAAACCAGCATCAGCAGGGTGAATGCTTGTTTGAAGAAGAACTTGCCtgtgaatgtaaagtggcttcTTTGCGGCTGCCTGTGCTGTTGCTGTACAGTAGGCTGCAGTCTATGGCCTGTTATCTGCCTCAACAAGAGA ACAAGACGGTCTATTCATAAGTTGTTAGAGTGGGAAAATAACCGATTATACCACAAG CTGGGTCTGCACTGGAAActcagtaaaagaaaatgtgaaagcaGTAATATGATGGAATAT GTAATTCTTATAGAATTCTTACCCAAATATCCTATATTCCGACCGGACTGA
- the cdx4 gene encoding homeobox protein CDX-4, with protein MYVGYILDKESGMYHQGPVRRSSINLPPQNFVSTPQYPDFTGYHHVPNMDTHAQSSGTWGPTYGAPREDWGAYSLGPPNTIPTPMNNSSPAQVPYCSSEYSHMHPPGSAVLQPPPENVNVAQLSPDRERRNSFQWMSKTAQSSSTGKTRTREKYRVVYTDHQRLELEKEFHFNRYITIRRKSELAVNLGLSERQVKIWFQNRRAKERKMIKKKLGQSDGSGGSVHSDPGSVSPLPVPGSLSPSEIHNSLYPPQGMNTLPSIRNIQQGTCEVKCESEQFTLI; from the exons ATGTATGTGGGATACATCCTGGATAAAGAAAGCGGCATGTATCACCAAGGGCCGGTAAGAAGATCGAGCATAAATCTGCCTCCACAGAACTTTGTTTCTACACCTCAGTACCCCGACTTTACTGGATACCATCATGTGCCAAACATGGATACGCACGCACAGTCATCGGGGACTTGGGGACCCACTTATGGCGCACCACGGGAAGACTGGGGTGCATATAGTCTGGGACCACCTAATACTATTCCTACACCAATGAACAACTCCTCTCCTGCACAGGTTCCTTACTGCTCATCTGAGTACAGTCATATGCATCCTCCAGGATCTGCGGTGTTACAACCGCCGCCGGAGAACGTTAATGTTGCACAACTTTCTCCAGATAGGGAAAGGCGCAATTCATTCCAGTGGATGAGTAAAACTGCGCAATCATCTTCCACAG GTAAAACAAGAACGAGGGAGAAATACAGGGTAGTTTACACAGACCATCAGAGgctggagctggagaaggagttCCATTTCAACAGATACATCACCATCAGGAGGAAATCTGAACTGGCTGTCAACCTCGGTCTGTCGGAAAGACAG GTGAAAATCTGGTTTCAGAACCGCAGAGCCAAAGAGAGGAAAATGATCAAGAAGAAGCTGGGTCAGTCTGACGGCAGCGGGGGGTCTGTGCACAGTGACCCGGGATCAGTGAGCCCTCTGCCGGTGCCGGGCTCTCTCAGTCCCTCAGAAATCCACAACTCTCTGTACCCTCCTCAGGGAATGAACACTTTGCCATCTATCAGGAATATACAGCAAGGGACGTGTGAAGTGAAGTGTGAATCAGAACAGTTCACCCTCATCTAA